The stretch of DNA CTGTATTTTGCATCTTATATCGTTATCGATCCCGGTGAAACGTATCTGACCAAAAAACAACTTTTGACGGAAGCTGAATACTGGGAATACAGGGAAAAATACGAGGCTGTTTTCGATGCGGGCAAGGGATTCAAAGCGGAGATGGGTGCCGAAGCCATCAAAAAGCTTCTGGAAGAAATCGATCTCGATGAACTGGTGACAGAACTCCGCGAAGATCTGAAAAATTTTACAGGGCAGAAGAAGATCAGAACTGTCCGGCGTCTGGAAGTGGTGGAATCATTCCGTAAATCAGGCAACAATCCTGCATGGATGATCCTGGAGGTAATTCCCGTTATTCCTCCCGATCTCAGACCGATGGTACAGCTGGATGGCGGGCGTTTTGCCACCTCCGATCTCAACGATCTCTACCGCCGGGTTATCAACCGCAACAACAGGCTGAAGCGCCTCCTGGATCTTGGGGCGCCGGATATCATTGTCAGGAACGAAAAACGCATGTTGCAGGAAGCGGTTGATGCCTTGATAGACAACGGTCGCCGGGGTCGGCCGGTGACAGGCCCGGGCAACCGTCCGTTGAAATCCCTCAGTGACATGTTGAAAGGAAAACAGGGCCGTTTCCGCCAGAACCTGCTCGGCAAGCGGGTGGATTATTCGGGACGTTCGGTGATCGTGGTGGGGCCCGAACTGAAATTCTATCAATGCGGCTTGCCAAAAGAAATGGCCCTGGAACTTTTCAAACCATTCGTCATGAAAAAGCTGGTCAATGATGGAATGGCCCACAATATCAAAAGTGCAAAAAGAAGTGTGGAGAAGATCCGTCCCGAAGTCTGGGATGTGCTCGAAGAAGTGATCAAGGAACACCCGGTGTTGTTGAATCGGGCTCCGACACTGCACCGTCTGGGAATCCAGGCCTTTGAACCCGTTCTGGTTGAAGGAAAAGCCATACAGATACATCCCCTGGTCTGTGTTGCTTACAATGCTGACTTTGACGGTGATCAGATGGCCGTTCATGTTCCTCTCTCGGCGGAGGCTCAGGCCGAGGCAAGGTTATTGATGTTATCTGCCCAGAACATTCTCAATCCCAAGGATGGAAACCCTGTTGCTGCACCGACCCAGGATATAGTACTGGGATGTTATTACCTCACCCTGGAAAAAGAAGGTGCCAGAGGTGAGGGCAGTATCTTTGCCGGCGCAGATGAAGCTTTCATGGCTTTTGAACAAAAATACGTGGATCTGCAAGCGAGGATATTTGTAAGGATGGACGGGATCAAAAAAGATGAATTTGAAGGAAGGCAAGGTCTTCTTCTGACCACGGTGGGCAAATTGATTTTCAATGAAATTTTCCCCGGCAGTTTTCCCTATATCAACAGCTCTGACCCGGAAAATATTCTTCCGGAAGATAATCTGATTGCCTACAAGAACCTGGACACCGGAAAGATACTGCAAAAAGTGGGTGTCAACGATCCCGTCAAGAAGGATTTTCTGGGCGAGGTCGTGTTGTGGTGTTATCGAAAATACGGGAACACCAAAACGTCAAAAATTCTTGATGATATCAAAAAATTGGGGTTCGGTTACGCTACCAAAGCAGGGATCACCGTTTCTATCGAGGGAATTATCGTTCCCCAGGAAAAGAAGAAGATACTGGGGAAAGCCGAGGAAAAAGTTGACGAGATAGATAAAAAATATCACCGCGGCCTCATAACCGAGAAGGAACGGTATGACCGTGTTATTGACATCTGGAGCAAGGCCAAGGATGACCTTACGAGAACACTCATGGAGGGCCTCGACGTATTCAACCCCATATACATGATGGCCGATTCCGGGGCCAGGGGCAATGAATCCCAGATAACACAGCTTGCGGGAATGCGCGGCCTGATGGCGGATCCCACCGGGCGGATTATCGACTTGCCCATCAAGGCCAACTTCCGTGAAGGCCTTACCGTGTTGGAATATTTTATTTCCACGCACGGAGCCAGGAAAGGTCTTGCCGACACGGCCCTCAAGACTGCCGATTCGGGTTATCTCACCCGCCGCCTGGTCGATGTGTCCCAGGATGTTATTATCAGGGAATACGATTGCGGCACCACAAACGGGGTCTCGCTGGCCGAGTATGTGGAGACCGGCAATGAACCACACGGGGCCATAGACAGGATTGTTGGCAGATTCTCGTTGGAGGACATTTACCATCCCGAGACCGGGGAAGTACTGATACCGGCTGACACGATGATCGACGAAGAAATGGCGGCAGAGTTGAAAACCCTGGGTATCAACGAGGTAAGATTCAGATCGGTGCTGTCCTGCAAAACCAAGCATGGGGTATGTGTAAAGTGTTATGGCCGGAACCTGGCCACGGGCAAGGTAGTGGATGTTGGTGAAGCGGTGGGCATCATCGCGGCGCAATCAATCGGGGAGCCCGGTACACAGCTTACCATGCGCACGTTCCATACCGGAGGCGTGGCTGGAGATGACATTACGCAAGGGTTGCCGCGGGTGGAGGAACTTTTTGAAGCTCGCAAACCCAAGGGGCAATCGGTGATCAGCGAGATTTCGGGGGTACTGGAGATATTCGAGACCCGTTACGAAAAAGAACTCAAAATAACCGCTGAACATGGTGAAGTCAGGAAGTACAAGATACCCTATGGTTCCCGTCTCAAGGTAGAAGAGGGACAGATCATAAATGCCGGTGATGAACTTACCAAAGGTTCAATCAACCCCCATGAATTGCTGAAGGTCAAGGGTGTGCGCGGGGTGCAGATTTACATGTTGCAGGAGGTACAGAATGTTTATCATATGCAGGGAGTGGATATCAATGATAAACATATCGAAGTTATCGTCCGGCAGATGCTCAAGAAAGTCAAGGTGGAAGATCCCGGAGATACTGACCTCCTTCCGGGGGGGATTGTTGACAGTTTTGTTTTTGAAGAGGTCAATGATGAGGTCATTGCAGCCGGTGGGAAACCGGCGTTGGCACGTCCATTGCTACTGGGGATTACCAAGGCATCACTGGCTACTGACTCGTTCCTGTCAGCGGCTTCTTTCCAGGAAACGACCAGGGTGTTGACCGATGCGTCAATCAAGGGGCGGATCGATCCCTTGCTGGGGCTGAAGGAAAATGTAATTATCGGCAAACTTGTTCCTGCCGGTACCGGCATGTCGCGCTATCGCAACATCAATGTTTCCCCCGTGGAGAACCTCGAGGAAAAAGATGAGGAGGTGTCCCTGTCGGAAGAAACCGGGTCCGTTTCCGAATCGGAAAAAAAAGAGGCTGTCATTCCGGCAACGCCCGGGGAAAATTGATTGACAGGGCAACAAGTAGGTGTTACAATGATCGAGTGCCCATTTCATGCGGTGAAAGGGGGGGCGGTGGATGAATCATGACATCGAGGACCTGAAAGCTGCAGAAAAAAAAGTGGTTGGGGCCAAACAGACCCTGAAATCTATCGAGAAAGGCGAGGCCAGGGCGGTATTTATTGCCGATGACGCGGAAGATAAAGTCATTGCTCCGCTGATCAAACTCTGCGAGGAGAAAGGGATATCCTGGAGGTATGCCGGGAGCATGGCCGAGCTTGGCAGGGCATCCGAAATAAAGGTTGGAGCTGCCGCCGTGGCGATTGTTTAGTAATCAGGAGGAGGGGGGGAAAGTATTGCCAACTCTGAATCAACTGGTCAGAAAGGGTAGAAAAAAAATAACCTACCAATCTTCTACTCCCGCATTGCAGGGGTGTCCGCAGAAGCGGGGGGTATGTACCCGGGTCTCCACGACGACACCCAAGAAGCCGAACTCGGCGTTGAGAAAAATTGCCCGCGTTCGTCTTACTAACGGGATGGAGGTTGCTACCTATATACCCGGTATAGGGCATAATTTGCAAGAACACTCCGTGGTTCTTGTGCGTGGAGGAAGAGTGAAGGATCTTCCGGGTGTCAGGTATCATCTGGTCAGGGGAGCCCTGGATTCGGCCGGCGTGGAGAACAGGGCCCAGGCTCGTTCCAAATATGGTACAAAAAAACCCAGGAATTGAGACGGACCATCTTTGAAGGAGGTGTGTTGGATTATGCCGAGAAAGGGCGCTGTTCCCAAAAGGGAAATTGTGGCTGACCCTGTATACAACAGTAAACTTGTTGCAAGGTTTATCAACAAATTGATGTACGACGGTAAAAGAGGAAAAGCCCAGAACATCATGTACAACGCCCTTGATATTATCAAGGAGAGGACGGGCAAGGATGCACTGGCCATATTTGAAAGTGCGGTCAGAAATGTTTCCCCGGTGCTTGAAGTAAAATCACGGCGTGTAGGGGGAGCCACTTACCAGGTGCCGGTTGAGGTTAGCCCCCATCGCAAGAGCATACTTGCAATCCGCTGGATCATCAATTATGCCCGCGCCCGTGGAGAGAAGACGATGTCGGAAAGGCTGGCCGGAGAAATCATGGATGCGGCCAATAGTACCAGCAATTCGTTCAAGAAAAAAGAAGATACGCACAAGATGGCCGATGCCAACAAGGCTTTCGCTCATTATCGCTGGTAATTTCGGAAACAATGTGTTGTTCAAAATAAATGAATGAAGGGGGGGAAAAAAATGAGAGATATTCCGTTGGCAAGAATCAGGAACATAGGTATCGTTGCTCACATCGATGCCGGAAAAACTACCACTACCGAAAGAATATTGTTTTACACGGGTAGAGTTCACCGCCTCGGTGAAGTTCATGAAGGAACGGCTACAATGGATTGGATGTCGCAGGAACAGGAGCGTGGTATAACCATCACTTCTGCTGCCACCACCTGTCATTGGCGCGATTGCCAGATCAACATTATTGATACGCCCGGGCATGTGGACTTTACCATGGAAGTGGAGCGGTCATTACGGGTGCTCGATGGCATGATTGCTGTTTTTGATGCCAAAAGCGGTGTGGAGCCCCAATCAGAAACGGTCTGGCGGCAGGCCGACTGTTATGAAGTTCCGCGCATTGCTTACCTCAACAAGATGGATATAATCGGTGCAGATTTTTTCAACACGGTCAGGATGATCGAGAAAAAACTCGATGCCAGAGCGGTACCGATCCAGGTGCCGATCATGGAACAGGACGATTTTAAAGGAATAATAGATATTATTCGTCTGAAGGCTACATCTTACATCGATGAGCTGGGTATGCAGAGTGAAAGGATCGAGATCCCAGAGGCGTACAGGCCCGGCGTGCTCAGGCATCGCGAAAAAATGATTGAAACCATTGCAGAGCATGACGACATTTTCATGGAACTTTATCTCGAGGGAAAGGATATAACCGTGGAAGACATCCGGCAAGCTTTGAGAAGGGCAACGATCAAAAACGAAATAGTTCCGGTACTCTGCGGTTCTTCGTATCGTAACAAGGGGGTTCAGCTCCTTCTGGATGCAGCTGTTTTTTATCTACCCTCGCCGGAAGATGTGCCGGCTGTCAAGGGCATCAATCACATGACCAAGGAAGAAACAAGTCGCCAGCCGACGGATGAAGCTCCTTTTTCTTCCCTGGCATTCAAGATAATGACCGACCCGTTTGTGGGCAAGTTGGCCTTCTTGCGTGTTTACTCCGGGGTGCTAAAAAGTGGTGACAGAATCTACAATTCCACCAAGGATCGAAAAGAAAGAATCGGCCGGATTTTGAAGATGCATGCCAATCACAGGGAGGATGCCAGCGAGATGGCAACCGGGGATATCGTGGCCGTTGTGGGGTTGAAAAATGTTTCCACGGGTGATACCCTCTGTGATCCGCATCATCCGATCATTCTGGAAAATATACGTTTTCCCCAGTCGGTAATTTCCGTGGCCATCGAACCCAAGACAAAGATGGATCAGGACAAAATGGCTTACTCGCTTCTCTGTCTTTCCGAGGAAGACCCTACTTTCCGGACCATGCAGGATAAGGAAACGGGGCAGATGATAATTT from Bacillota bacterium encodes:
- the rpoC gene encoding DNA-directed RNA polymerase subunit beta', with the translated sequence MIDINNFDTLKIGLASSEQIRAWSRGEVKKPETINYRTLKPEKEGLFCEKIFGPVKDWECHCGRYKRNRYRGVVCDRCGVEVTRAKVRRERMGHIELAAPVSHIWYFKGIPSRLGLLLDISPRFLERVLYFASYIVIDPGETYLTKKQLLTEAEYWEYREKYEAVFDAGKGFKAEMGAEAIKKLLEEIDLDELVTELREDLKNFTGQKKIRTVRRLEVVESFRKSGNNPAWMILEVIPVIPPDLRPMVQLDGGRFATSDLNDLYRRVINRNNRLKRLLDLGAPDIIVRNEKRMLQEAVDALIDNGRRGRPVTGPGNRPLKSLSDMLKGKQGRFRQNLLGKRVDYSGRSVIVVGPELKFYQCGLPKEMALELFKPFVMKKLVNDGMAHNIKSAKRSVEKIRPEVWDVLEEVIKEHPVLLNRAPTLHRLGIQAFEPVLVEGKAIQIHPLVCVAYNADFDGDQMAVHVPLSAEAQAEARLLMLSAQNILNPKDGNPVAAPTQDIVLGCYYLTLEKEGARGEGSIFAGADEAFMAFEQKYVDLQARIFVRMDGIKKDEFEGRQGLLLTTVGKLIFNEIFPGSFPYINSSDPENILPEDNLIAYKNLDTGKILQKVGVNDPVKKDFLGEVVLWCYRKYGNTKTSKILDDIKKLGFGYATKAGITVSIEGIIVPQEKKKILGKAEEKVDEIDKKYHRGLITEKERYDRVIDIWSKAKDDLTRTLMEGLDVFNPIYMMADSGARGNESQITQLAGMRGLMADPTGRIIDLPIKANFREGLTVLEYFISTHGARKGLADTALKTADSGYLTRRLVDVSQDVIIREYDCGTTNGVSLAEYVETGNEPHGAIDRIVGRFSLEDIYHPETGEVLIPADTMIDEEMAAELKTLGINEVRFRSVLSCKTKHGVCVKCYGRNLATGKVVDVGEAVGIIAAQSIGEPGTQLTMRTFHTGGVAGDDITQGLPRVEELFEARKPKGQSVISEISGVLEIFETRYEKELKITAEHGEVRKYKIPYGSRLKVEEGQIINAGDELTKGSINPHELLKVKGVRGVQIYMLQEVQNVYHMQGVDINDKHIEVIVRQMLKKVKVEDPGDTDLLPGGIVDSFVFEEVNDEVIAAGGKPALARPLLLGITKASLATDSFLSAASFQETTRVLTDASIKGRIDPLLGLKENVIIGKLVPAGTGMSRYRNINVSPVENLEEKDEEVSLSEETGSVSESEKKEAVIPATPGEN
- a CDS encoding 50S ribosomal protein L7Ae-like protein; protein product: MNHDIEDLKAAEKKVVGAKQTLKSIEKGEARAVFIADDAEDKVIAPLIKLCEEKGISWRYAGSMAELGRASEIKVGAAAVAIV
- a CDS encoding 30S ribosomal protein S12, yielding MPTLNQLVRKGRKKITYQSSTPALQGCPQKRGVCTRVSTTTPKKPNSALRKIARVRLTNGMEVATYIPGIGHNLQEHSVVLVRGGRVKDLPGVRYHLVRGALDSAGVENRAQARSKYGTKKPRN
- the rpsG gene encoding 30S ribosomal protein S7 — protein: MPRKGAVPKREIVADPVYNSKLVARFINKLMYDGKRGKAQNIMYNALDIIKERTGKDALAIFESAVRNVSPVLEVKSRRVGGATYQVPVEVSPHRKSILAIRWIINYARARGEKTMSERLAGEIMDAANSTSNSFKKKEDTHKMADANKAFAHYRW
- the fusA gene encoding elongation factor G, translating into MRDIPLARIRNIGIVAHIDAGKTTTTERILFYTGRVHRLGEVHEGTATMDWMSQEQERGITITSAATTCHWRDCQINIIDTPGHVDFTMEVERSLRVLDGMIAVFDAKSGVEPQSETVWRQADCYEVPRIAYLNKMDIIGADFFNTVRMIEKKLDARAVPIQVPIMEQDDFKGIIDIIRLKATSYIDELGMQSERIEIPEAYRPGVLRHREKMIETIAEHDDIFMELYLEGKDITVEDIRQALRRATIKNEIVPVLCGSSYRNKGVQLLLDAAVFYLPSPEDVPAVKGINHMTKEETSRQPTDEAPFSSLAFKIMTDPFVGKLAFLRVYSGVLKSGDRIYNSTKDRKERIGRILKMHANHREDASEMATGDIVAVVGLKNVSTGDTLCDPHHPIILENIRFPQSVISVAIEPKTKMDQDKMAYSLLCLSEEDPTFRTMQDKETGQMIISGMGELHLEVIVERLRREFDLQVNVGRPQVAYRETIRGTARGEGKFVRQTGGRGQYGHVVLEIEPLDTTDEDFVFEESITGGTVPKEYIPAIEKGIEETLANGLIAGYPMIGVKVNLIDGSFHEVDSSEVAFKIAASQAVKKVVSKANPVLLEPIMSLEITAPEQYMGEVIGDLTARRGRISGTQLIKGAQLIKANVPLSEMFGYATELRSRTQGRGVHSMRFSHYEEVPKNIYHKIVTHSMAY